In Cetobacterium sp. ZOR0034, a single window of DNA contains:
- a CDS encoding EAL domain-containing protein has translation MVTEPSLNEIIKDLFQNYLNFTNTIFNETLFVVSTTTQFYTLEELQGQEIYVTKGHTYKKYAAAILENNDIKAKFILTPTPVLYNSTFGVKISNSGGIAIGISPTYSELIPIIDRALNEEYRDKFLNSLHNINKKLGLYLEYCPNMVRHGVSFSVGFCQKNDSLTVTDAFKYADLAMFDAKNKKDFRYRIADEKFISSKQREESVFNVLKENIDGVFPVFQPKISLKTGEIIGAEALARYNSETLGVIPPFEFIPVAEKFNFVHKIDYAVADKAISFVKSELLKGRLPKDFRMSFNISVVTFKRADLILVLKTLLDKHDISGKYFEVEITESVFITDIQDLISKMTALSNLGFLISLDDFTAGHSTAGILPLIPLHIVKFDKSLLDSIELNRDRGTIVYKNLISLIKELNLKIVAEGVETLEQLQFLKEQGVDYAQGYYISKPVNIEEATLF, from the coding sequence TTGGTAACGGAACCCTCTTTAAATGAGATTATAAAAGATCTATTTCAAAACTATTTAAATTTTACAAACACAATATTCAACGAAACACTTTTTGTTGTTTCAACAACTACTCAGTTCTATACCTTAGAGGAACTGCAGGGTCAAGAGATCTATGTCACAAAGGGACACACATATAAAAAATATGCTGCAGCTATTTTAGAAAATAACGATATCAAAGCTAAATTTATTTTAACACCAACGCCGGTTCTTTACAATTCAACTTTCGGTGTAAAAATTAGTAACTCTGGTGGAATAGCTATCGGTATTTCACCTACCTACTCAGAACTGATACCTATAATTGATAGAGCTTTAAACGAGGAGTATCGTGATAAGTTTTTAAACTCTCTACACAACATAAACAAAAAGTTAGGACTTTATCTTGAGTACTGTCCAAACATGGTGAGGCATGGTGTCTCTTTCTCAGTTGGATTCTGTCAGAAAAATGACTCTCTAACTGTTACAGATGCATTCAAATATGCTGACTTAGCTATGTTTGATGCTAAGAATAAAAAGGATTTTAGATATCGTATAGCTGACGAGAAATTTATAAGTAGCAAACAGCGGGAAGAGAGTGTCTTTAATGTTTTAAAGGAAAATATCGATGGAGTATTTCCTGTATTCCAACCAAAGATATCTTTAAAAACTGGTGAGATTATTGGAGCGGAAGCTTTGGCTCGTTACAACTCAGAAACTCTTGGAGTTATTCCTCCATTTGAGTTTATCCCAGTAGCTGAAAAGTTTAACTTCGTTCATAAAATTGACTATGCTGTGGCTGATAAAGCTATCAGTTTTGTTAAAAGTGAACTATTAAAAGGTAGACTTCCTAAGGATTTTAGAATGTCATTTAATATATCCGTGGTTACATTTAAAAGAGCGGATTTGATTCTTGTATTAAAAACTCTTCTTGATAAACATGATATCTCTGGAAAATACTTTGAAGTTGAAATCACAGAATCGGTTTTCATAACAGATATACAAGATCTTATAAGTAAGATGACAGCTCTTAGTAATCTAGGGTTCTTAATATCACTTGATGATTTCACGGCTGGTCACTCGACAGCTGGAATACTTCCACTTATACCTCTACATATAGTTAAATTTGATAAGTCACTTCTTGACTCTATCGAGCTAAATAGAGATCGTGGAACTATTGTGTATAAAAATCTTATCTCTTTAATAAAAGAGTTGAATCTGAAAATCGTTGCTGAAGGAGTTGAAACTTTAGAGCAACTTCAATTTTTAAAAGAGCAGGGTGTTGATTACGCCCAGGGTTACTATATCAGTAAACCAGTAAATATAGAAGAAGCCACCCTATTTTAA